Sequence from the Nymphaea colorata isolate Beijing-Zhang1983 chromosome 9, ASM883128v2, whole genome shotgun sequence genome:
TTCAGAGTCTCTTAATTGTTTGGCAGTATGTATGATGCCAACTTGCTTTAAATTTAACGGTTTTGGTGATGGCGGTGGTGGTTCCCAAGTCGACGGCTGTTACAAGTTAAGATATACTGAAAAGCGTCCAGTCTTGGGAGGCGGGATTCTGATTGAGTTCTACATATTTCAAGAATACCAAACCCTAAAAATATGTGCATGTCTTTCATTCCCCATAACGAAAAGTTgatgggtcgggtccagcctcaagagaggacccgacccgtgtgaaaaacaaaaaaacaaaaaacaaaaaggaggCGATGGTGCCttaaccatgtttttttttattgtcaggGTGAAAAATGTACGGgcggatgaaatttcacccatcAAACAGGGTGAAATCTCACCCGTTTAATGTAAAAGAGAGCCGGTGAactttcacccgctcgacaaTGCTTCGTTTTACCTCATTTCTCTCCAAACCTCCTCACCTCCACAGCTTCTTCTTCGTTCGGCCTTGTACCTTCTCACCATCGCACCAGAGGCGTCGCCCCTCTCACCGTCGCCGCTCTGCTCCTCCACCGGTttgctttttccctttctctcttgctcttgttgatgcattcacttTCTCCATTTCCCTCTTGCTGATGCCTTCGCCACCGTTCTGCAGCCTTTTATCTTCTCACGATCGAGCAAGCTAGCCATCTTTCTAACCTTCCTTCATTGCCAGGGACGAGCAGGAGGGACATCTGCGAGTtaaattcctctctctctcgcgtcagGGCAAACGTCTGAACCACCGATTAGGGCATTCctctttgtttttaatttttctaattcATCATAGTTTGGAATTCCTTCGTTTCTTGGTGCTTCTGCTCATTGATTTCTGTAGTCATCTCTTATACCTTGAGTTtatcttgttgtttcaattttattttttgctatatTGCGTAATGGAGGGATGGAAAAAACAGAGCCCCTTTGGATACCTAACAGAGCCACTTTCGAGAGTTTCTAGAGATTCCACCAAAGTTCTGCTATGCCAATGTTAATTTTGGTATATTGCAGAATTTGTTGCACTTGTTGGAGGCATAGGATTTTCATTTTACTAGTGCCTTTTCCTCTTATTTGATTGTCATGATCTGCGGCAATAGTTACTTGAAATAACTGGATAGTTCAAAGATTACCTGCTTGAGTATTCCTATTCACCGcgcggattttttttttcactcaaGTTGCATTTTGCCCCCTCTTTCACCAAGAGCAGATCATCGCTCTTTGCCATCAAATCCCATTGCCCGCCAGCAGCAGCAAGTCTTCTCCTCAGCAAAATTATATTCAGGCAGGCTTCTTTCATATACTATCTTGTTAGGATGTCTTGGACTGTATTTTGAAGGCCGCTTTAGTATGAATTTGGTGGGAAGCTGTCAGTTCAGCTCTTCATGGGAGCTCTTTTTCTGTTGCATTTACGTTGTTCTAGTTAATGTAGCTGGTATTGAGCTGATTCTATATTTGACATGCTTTTGCCTCTCTTGCTTGGTTTTTGGAGGCACCGGTAGAATTGATATGAATGGTTGCTCTTCATCACCTGCTTGAGTATTCCTATAGTTTTATGAAGATATTCCTCGGCGCTGCACATAGCTCGACAGTGAGATACAAAACTGATGATGAAGCTGCTGTGAAGAGAGCAGAAGAAGCACATACTCACACGATTGAATGGTTCAATACATATGTTAACTAAGTCCGTGACACTGTTCAAGGGACAAGCATGAGAGTAGGAGCTAGTTGAAGCATGTGTGCTGCTCTTCATGCTGTTATGTTATATGAActttttgatttgttttgttgCACTGAATTACTTGAAGGATGAGAAAGAGGATTTATTGGTAAGCAAACGTTAATTATCTGTACCAAAAGCATTCAAGTTGCTGAAATTTGCGTTGCTTTGAGAAAATTCGTAAAATGCATACCATGGTAGCATCCATAAAACCAAGTTGCGAAGCATTCATTAGTATGTTGTAATTACTGCAAAGAGATGAAATCTGCCCAGTCAATTGGGTAGGAGACTTTTCTAACTTTCGACAATAGCCTGGAGAAACTTGTAAATGGAATGTTCTTCAAGCTGGAGCCAGACAGATGTATGGAACGAAACATAAAGTCCACAAGCACAACTCAAGTAGAAAACCTTTGtataaatcaaagaaaatgctAGAAGTTGCAATATAATCATTGTTGGCATATTCCGTGAGTCGACTCAAAAATTGCCCGAGTCAGCTTGGGATTGTCCTTTTACTCAATGAATTTTGTATTGCTTGTATTTTTCCTTGGTAATCCTAATTTATGGATTAAGAATCTTCGCTAGTGGTTGCAGTAAAATCATTTGGgacgagaagaaaaaaaaacatctaccacgttaaattcttctttggttaaattcttcctgtgtatcaaacatggttaaatttaacAGGTTAAATTCTTgttgtgcatcaaacagagcctcaggttggaagaaggaaaaatttcatcctgtaaatttttctagaaaaatttcatcctgtaaatttttctagaaaaatttaccatagtaaatttaccacgttaaatttcacccgacaatcaaacgggcccttaggaaaaaaaaaggaggctTTCTCGTGACTCACACCTAGCATGGAGAAATAAAAGCGGTAGTCGTGGGTGTAAGTGTGGagagagaaagtaaaaaaaataacaaaaaaaatatatggtgaTTTCTTTTCAGTTAGTTTTTTGTGCATCCATTTTCTATTGAATTGATGTGTTTGTATTGTTTTCTTAAATGtatataaagttttttttgcttgtggtttttagaggttttttttaagtaaattgatgtatttgattttctgtattatttaacatatattttgatatatatattgctgAACAAAACTCGATCTTATGCTAGACGGGTGAGTAATGTGTCAGAACCTGTCTTGAGAGGAGGACAACAGCTGAAAACGACAGCTAATACCCTATAGGCTGAAGAGCAAAAGGATGAACCTCCATCTGATTAGTTAGTTGGTGAGGTAATAGCTTACCTGACGGATTGTTTCACAGAGCGATGAAAAGCGAGCGTAGAGTGAAAAAAAGGTGGTACTTTGAATTTCTCAGTCCAACCGACCGATCAAGAATTCCACAGTTGGGCCAAAGCAAGAGGGAGATTTTGTTCTGAAAGCAGTCTTGTGATTTAGATTTTTAGCAATTTTGTGCATGCTCCACTATCAAACTAGTTGGTTTGgactcttttattgttgttgaaaaTTGTCATTAGCTGTTTAATTATTAAACACATatattattgaaatttgaaagtaTTTGTGTCAGCATTAGCATTAAGAGCAGAGTTAGTGATGGGAAAGCAGTAATATGGTTAAGTTACACCTGTCCACTCACGTCGACAAATTAAGCCAAAACCATCCACTTTATCTTCCCCACactaataagaaaataaagaaaacgtCCGTTTCATGCGGTACGAATTACTTTTCTACCTTCCAACAATTGAATCATTGTAACACTTGTGATGACAGGAGGTCACCATTAATACTATGTGATTATATTCAACTTTTTTTGGGGGTTTTATTGACGGACCATTTGCTTTTTATCTAGGTCTTGAAGTGGTTTTGAACCATcggattaaaaaaatgaagaaggactTCGGTTTCTTAGGCTATTTCTCTAAACAGTTTTCAAATTCATCCTCCCagattcttatttatttaaatataatcCAGCACTTTTTCTAAGACGTGACAAATTCCTCATTCACTTTATGTGCTCCGGAAGAATTAATAGAGTATGACCAGCGGATCTTAGGATAACAGACAATTTAAACCTCATCTGAGCAAAGTATAGTTGTGTTTTATTAAAAAAcgttattttaaaatatgatataaGTAAATTAATGTGGTTTCCCCATAAATAACTAATCTTTCATTCTTATAGTAGTGGCTAATTTTCCATGAAAATATATGTCTGGAGAGAGGGGGTAACCAACATTTGTTTCACATCGAATGTAATGTTTAAACAACGACTAATGAAAGGATGACGTGCCAACAGAAAGTTAAAGAATAGCATGTTGCAAAAACGAGAAAAGAAATATGTTGATTGTTAAAATAATGCCAAAAATTGAGTCTATTTGGAAACCCAAAATGAAGGACACAACAGAAGGCAGACTTGAATTAGCAACAACGAAAGGTCAAGTTTCACAAAATATGCCCCGAAATCCACCAACAGGAAAACCAATAATTAGCGGGAGGCAAATCATTAATTGCGGTGGGTGGTCTTGGAGCGGGGGAGGGTGTTGCAGCCTTGGTGGAAAGTAATACACTGGAATTAAATTGACAACAACTGGACTGTACCATGACAGGTTTGCAAAATCCAACTATACAAGCTACGACCGTCCCTCAGTGCTAGATGCAGTCTTACAAAAGAGTTCGTTCTGATAACATAAGCGCACATAAAATCTACAATAGCCAAGAAAGAACGAGTTTGCACAGAAGACCCGGAGCTAATTACATGAGAATGCAATATACGACGCCTTCTAACTTTCTCTAAAACTTGGATGAACAACAAGAATCCTCGATCAACTCTTACACAGAGTCCACTTCATGAACATGTCTGGAACTCagatattaacataaaaaggcGATAAAATGTCAACTCAAAGCACTTACATTGTAACACTTTTAGCCACACGTCCTTCTGCTATCAGACTGTCCCTTGGCAGAAGCCAAAAAGGTGTTTCCTATGAATTTACCATCTCTCGGATAATAAGCATAAGCAAACCAACAAAAAACAAATCCCAAGAAAGAAACATTCTACTTATTCCTTTTGTATTCCCTCATGAGCAAATCTGTCCATTCAGGGAAGCATTTTCCATGCATTAACTAAACAAATCAATGAATTGTAACAAAATTAACTAAGTGGCCGCATGAAAACGCGTGGCCGGAATTAATTTCTCGAATTGGTCGGTCCGGGCGTTCTGACTCTGCATTAAGTGCTGTTGTCCACGCCGAAGGGAGCGGCTACAGCGTAAGGTCTTCCCTCTTATATGGTAGTTTGGTCGTCAGACCAAGTTGTACAGAAGCCAGCTACTGATCGGTCAGGGTAGGATGACGatgaaacttgattttggtaTCGCCACTAACTAGCTTTAAATTAATGATCTATTTTGATGCAAAGATTATGTTTCACAACTGGCGCCACTGCAAcgatatatattatattaaagatctgtaaatatgtaaattaaaaagaaCAGCCATTGGTTATAGCTGGGAGTGCAACATGTAACTAGAATTTCACAGCGATGTTACTAAGATATTGAGCAGCTAGCAAAACTACAACAGATTATCACAACCAACggacatttatttttttaccatAGAAGCACTTACGACTAACTTTGCTGAAATACATACTATAATATCAAACTGCATTCAGACTTTGAGAGTAACGTGCATCGCACGTCATCCACGTGGTATGACGTGCAAAAACTGTTGCAACGTAACGAGCACACCCTTCAGAAATCAAGAAGCAAGAAAGTACTCATATCACCGATATTATGGTATTGAGGCCGGCACCGTTAATCTTCTGCCGTTGACGAAATCAATGAAGTAATCAACATTCAGAGaagaggaaccaccctgttcTTCCACTGCCTTCCTTGCCGTATCTCCTACTTTCCTAGCCCTCTCTCTCAGCCTTTCTCCCTCCCCACCAGGCCCCATAACCCTCTGCACCGCCTCCACTATCGCTTCCCGCTTCACCACCTGCACCGCATCTTCCTCCCCAAGAGCCATTGAGATCACATCACTGCCAACCTTCACTCCAATGCCCAAGATCTGCACCACTAGCTTCTCATTCAAGTGCTGCTCTGCAAACAGTGGCCAAGTGAGCATGGGCACCCCAAAGCTGATGGCTTCAATGGTGGAGTTCCATCCGCAGTGAGTCAAGAAGGCTCCTATTGAAGGGTGTGAGAGTATCACAGCCTGTGGCGCCCATCCCCTTATTATCATTCCCTTGTCCCTAGTTTCCTCCTCCAGACTATCAATAAACTGCAaatcatcaagttccttgactgcccaaatgaaaaaacacCCCAACTTCTTAAGGCCCATCTTGATCTCCTCcatttgttttcgagaaaggaAACTGATGCTACCGAAAGATATGTAAAGAAcagatctctctttctttgggCCAAGCCAGTCCAGGCACTCTTCTTCACGAATCGAAGACTTCTtacctctctctcctcttttttcATGACACAAGAAAAGTGGACCAACAGAAAAAACTGGCTTCCCTGTGGTGTTCTTGTAGCAATCAACGTAAGATGGCTCTAGTTCATAGAAGCTGTTCACAATTATGCCGTCACTCTCCTCTTCAGCATTTGCAACCTCTTTCGAGAAGAGGAGcatctgttctttttcttcacacTCTCTATACGCAAAAGCATCCGGCAGTTGGGACTTGGTTAACTCAACCTTATCAGGCAGACCAGGAACCAAGAATGGCTCATGAGCAGTAGACACGCCATCTTGAGGCTTATGCATATTGAGGCAGAATCTCAGGACA
This genomic interval carries:
- the LOC116260621 gene encoding scopoletin glucosyltransferase-like, which codes for MAVNESEDHHPHILIFPFMAHGHMIPLVDLAILLSQRGLTVTIVSTPFNIARIRPTIDGLICSGCDVRVIELPFPCKECGLPENCENFDMITSHDVAARFMLATRSLKEQFEKVMPQILPNCVISDFLLSWTSEVAHNFNIPRICFSVTCNFSSVLRFCLNMHKPQDGVSTAHEPFLVPGLPDKVELTKSQLPDAFAYRECEEKEQMLLFSKEVANAEEESDGIIVNSFYELEPSYVDCYKNTTGKPVFSVGPLFLCHEKRGERGKKSSIREEECLDWLGPKKERSVLYISFGSISFLSRKQMEEIKMGLKKLGCFFIWAVKELDDLQFIDSLEEETRDKGMIIRGWAPQAVILSHPSIGAFLTHCGWNSTIEAISFGVPMLTWPLFAEQHLNEKLVVQILGIGVKVGSDVISMALGEEDAVQVVKREAIVEAVQRVMGPGGEGERLRERARKVGDTARKAVEEQGGSSSLNVDYFIDFVNGRRLTVPASIP